Part of the Oncorhynchus kisutch isolate 150728-3 linkage group LG2, Okis_V2, whole genome shotgun sequence genome, GTCCTCAACTGCACGGAATCAGCCCAAACAAACGtgccaaaaaacacacacacacacacgcacacacacacacatatacacacacactctctgagtGACTGGCCATTTCTCCCATAGCCTGTCAACACCAACCTAGGAGGCCCAAGTATTTGTGTTGATTGGCCATTTAGTTTCAGAAGTCTAAATATGCTAATTGCACACAGTCAATCATCACCAATTAGCTGAGACGTTAGGTAATGCGCCCTCTCAGGGCATGGCCTGTCCTTCTTGGCCCATCTTAATTTAGTTTACACCCCTCCAACACCTTTTCTTTCCTCACCCCGCTTCCCTTAACCTGGGGGGGCAGATGGGGGTGTCCTGCTGGTGATTAATTAGTGTGGGGCTCAGCAGGGTCTGActgactagggagaggagtacagGGGGGGTGCGGGGGGGGCTGCAGAGCTGGGATTAACCAGGTTTTTGACCTAAATAGccagtccagtgtgtgggtccgGGGACAATAGGGGCGACTAGTCGGGTCCACAGACCACGGCCAATTATCTATTGATTGGTGCTTTACTGTGTTTGGTGCCTCTTCTTCTACTAGCCGACACACTCGCTGACCATGTCACCTTCAATCACTGCCCACGGCCCTGCCACCGAGAGTGTCAGAGACGGCTGGCTGACACGCTCCACACAAACGCATGCGAAGtttactcacacaaacacacacaggagaagtaCACACATACGAAGTATACACACGGccgctgtgtacacacacacacacacacccacagacagtacaaacacacacacacacacacacacacacacacagaaggctcTGGAAGAAGTGTGTATTTGTTTACTAATGTGTATTTACAAACCCACTATCATTTTTGTAGTGGTTTCAATTCCTTGGCTTCCCATGGTAGCTCTTATATAAATCACCCTTTGTTGTGTAAAACCTCCATTTTGTAGTCCTCCAATTTTCTATCTACTTAAGTTGCATTTCTATGAGATCAATGTAGTGTTTGACATTCCCAGCGGATCAAGGCGGGCATTCTGAAATCCTTCAACAACCCCACAGAGAAGACTGCAGATGATGAGACCAAACGCCAAGTCAAAGGTTCCTGTTCCATTCGGACCCTCATTAGTTTTGACCTAAATCGATAGCGCCATCTCGTGGCAGCTTGATGTACTGTTCAATGGCTTACTATGGAAAAATTCCTCAGCCAAAGGAACCACAAAGCATGTTTCATGATAAAACATAGGCATTGATTGAAGTCCATTTATTCTGCATGATTGTAGCTGAACTTTGCTGTTTGTATTTGCTTCACCTTTATTTCCTCTTATCTCAGCATATGGGAAGGAGGGTGTGACGATGAACTTTGTGGATCGCATCTTTGTGGGGGAGTTGACCAACACCATCATGTGTGAGGAGTGTGAGCATGTAAGTGATTCATTGTCTGTCCTTTCTGTTTATGATTACTGGAATCTAGGTGCATTTAGGTGTGTGTGGTCAACCACGGAATAGTGTGGCTGTATTCCTTAATACTTAATGGTGATTAATCATAGAACTATAGttataatatattaataatatATGCCACTTAGCAGATGcctttatccaaagtgacttacaatCACGCTAAATACATTTTATGTACGGCTGACCcttggaatcgaacccacaatcctggtGTTGCAAGGTGCCGTGCTCTATCAGCTGAGCCATATGTTTTGTATGTGTCATACACAATTAAACCATTTTAAACCACTTCTCAATGAGCAGCGTTCATTTTTCAGTAAGACTGTAGTTGCTCCCAGCTGAAAGCCAGGACGTACTTTGATTGTGAGTGTTATGGGTGCCTGTCATCTGTCTCCCACAGATCTCCACAGTGAAGGAAGCCTTCATTGACATCTCCCTGCCCGTCATTGAGGAGCGGGTGAGCATATCTTTGCATTAGTTTTGCAATAGTGTCCAGTCTGCTTCTGCCATGTTGGTCATACGCGATAAGTGTATAGTATGTTGGTTTCATCTCTATCTTTGTGTCATGTCCTGGTGCTGTTCAGATGTCCAAGCCGTCCAACCCGGGCAGGACTGGGAAGAGCAGTCGGGAGCAAGAAGCTCACGTCTCCCACGGTGGCGAGATGCTTTCCGCAGTGCTCAATAAGAACAGCAGGAAACTTAgcggacaggtgtgtgtgttttttgtgtctGTGTATAAGTGTAGCTTGAGTCAGTGGGTGGATGTGTTttgctgactgtgtgtgtctacctCCCTCAGAAGCAGCAGCAGGGCCAGAAGTCCCCTGGCTCTGTGGAGGAGAAGGGGGCAGACAGCCCCTCAGACCACCCCGAGGAGGAGTCCCCCTCCTTAATGGCCCGTGCCACAGGAGGTTCCAAAATGGCCGCCACCAGCAGCCTATCGGATGGCAGCGATAAAGACTCAGGCCCTCAGGACAGTAGCAACGACGCCGACAGCGAGGCCTCGGAGAGCGAGTGGACCCCCCGGCATCCCTCGGGCCACAGCCATGGTGGCAGAGGGTCCACTCCTACCCAGTCTCCCACCCCGCCAGCCCTCTCCCCCAGGACCCAGCAGGGTGGTGCTGTGGAGCAGCTGGTCAGTGCAGTGCATAAGATGAACCTGGGCCCTGATTCAGGGGACTCACTCTCCACACACTGTCCTGAGGACCAGAGGGAGCCCCAACCTCAACATCCTCAACAGTCTCCTCACTCCAACCACCAGGGGGCATTCAAGGCACTGTCCCACAGCTACACGCCCTGCTCCAAGGAGTGCTCCATTCAGTCCTGCCTTCACCAGTTCACCTCGGTGGAGCTTCTGATGGGCAACAACAAACTGTTGTGCGAGAGCTGCACGGACCGCCGGCAGAAACAACTGCGGAAGAGCACCTCAGTAGGTTAGTAAAACACATACATCGTTTGATAGAGAACTTGTGCTGGTTTGAAAGatgtaatgtatttttttatttaactaggcaagtcagttaagaacaaactcttatttacaatgactgcctacccaggccaaacccggacgacactgggccaattgtgtgccgccctatgggactcccaatcacggccggatgtgataaagcctggattcgaaccagcctcttgcattgagattgcagtgccttagaccgctgcgccactcgagagccctGGAGATCCACAGTTGTTAAAGACAATTTGTTGAGATTCTGACCTGATAGTGACAGCAGTAGGTGTTATGGAAATGCGTGGCTATTCGGCACCTATCCATGTCATGCATTTACACAGATATTCAGATGCAGACATTTAGGCTACGCTGACTTGTATCAGGCAGAGCAATCATGTATTTGAAAAATTCCCATTCACAAAGTGACATTGTGGTGTCTATATGTGCTTAcagacagtggtgtaaagtacttaagtacaagTACTTTAAAGCACCTTTTTAGGGAATCTGAACTTTACTTAACTATTTAGATTTTAGACAACTTTCACTCCACTAAATGCCAaaggaaaataatgtactttttacttcattcattttccctgacacccacaagtactctttacatttcaaatgcttagcaggactggAAAATGGTTactttaaagaatgtgaaatgatttatacttttttttattttagcaattacatttacttttgatgcttaagtatatttaaaaccaaatacttttagacttttgctcaagtagtattttactgtatGACTTTTGCTTGAGTCATTTCTTATTAAGGTAGTTTTAcccaagtatgacaattgtgtacATTTTGCAACACTGCTTACAGAGAAGAAGTCTGACAAGGTGTACACCAGCGCTCGCAAACAGATGCTGATCTCTTCGCTGCCCCCGGTGGTCACTCTGCACCTGAAACGCTTCCATCAAGTTAGCATATTATGCATTATTGTACACATCTTTACGTTATAGTACATGATATATCATGTTCATGTGAATTACGTTGTGTTCTCCTGTTTATCTAAATTGTTGTGATCATGGTGTAGGCTATTACTGTATCTTATTGTGTGTTGATATCTTTGgggttgattgtgtgtgtgtgtgtgtctgtgtgtgtgtgtgtgaaggcagGGATGAACCTACGAAAAGTCAACCGTCACGTCAACTTCCCTCTCATCCTGGACCTGGCGCCGTTCTGCTCGGCATCCTGCAAGGTACTCACTCTTCTTCACGTGAAAACAGGGACATTATCTTTACTATAAAAAAAACTCACACTGAAATTAATATGGGTCCTTGGACACTGTAGCTAAAATGATAAGTATTTGTGCTTGTTCCTCATCCTGAGTGCAttgatgtgtgtgtttctatttgGGCAGAACCTGGTGGCAGGGGAGCGTGTGCTCTACAGCCTGTATGGCATCGTGGAACACAGCGGGTCGATGCGCGGGGGCCACTACACAGCATACGTAAAGGTCCGTTGGCCCCAGAGGAGAACCGAGCAGCCAAACCGCAGAAACATGGCAGGTAAAaacgctctctttctgtctgtccatAAAATACACTCTATTCCTTTACCAATTTTGTCTTAAGAGTCTGTCAATGCGTTTacatttcaaatatatatatatatatatatcgaccAAAGCATGGAATTGTATGATTGTAAAAAAGTATGTGTCGCTTACACATACAAACGCACTGTATTTGTGTGAAGGCCTCACTCTGCGTAACCTTGAAGGCGGCATTTATGAGAGAAAAAGCGCTGTAGTGTGTATAGATGTCCAG contains:
- the usp45 gene encoding ubiquitin carboxyl-terminal hydrolase 45, which gives rise to MRLKDPFSLKVVGMTKRTNKPRKPRDEESSDEVSGLTCQHVSKAVDLSSVKKAVTSSMWSMCSDCLRERTMIDGEPASGHDILVCLKCGFQGCSQSESQHSTKHHQTLHPESHCITVSLGTWKAWCFECNEELSTHCNKKALAQTLDFLQKHSVKAASGTTSKMIKLKEEPSDYADQSRGKSPVNNCTLVLVKGINNLGNTCFFNAVMQNLSQTHMLNDLIQDVKEKGHKLKICPPAESNVGALTVTLPSPEPLTSAMFLFLHSVKESGKGPANPKILFNQLCQKAPRFKGYQQQDSQELLHYLLDSMRVEETKRIKAGILKSFNNPTEKTADDETKRQVKAYGKEGVTMNFVDRIFVGELTNTIMCEECEHISTVKEAFIDISLPVIEERMSKPSNPGRTGKSSREQEAHVSHGGEMLSAVLNKNSRKLSGQKQQQGQKSPGSVEEKGADSPSDHPEEESPSLMARATGGSKMAATSSLSDGSDKDSGPQDSSNDADSEASESEWTPRHPSGHSHGGRGSTPTQSPTPPALSPRTQQGGAVEQLVSAVHKMNLGPDSGDSLSTHCPEDQREPQPQHPQQSPHSNHQGAFKALSHSYTPCSKECSIQSCLHQFTSVELLMGNNKLLCESCTDRRQKQLRKSTSVEKKSDKVYTSARKQMLISSLPPVVTLHLKRFHQAGMNLRKVNRHVNFPLILDLAPFCSASCKNLVAGERVLYSLYGIVEHSGSMRGGHYTAYVKVRWPQRRTEQPNRRNMAGPREASSATQGQWVYVSDTNVHAVPESRVLNSQAYLLFYEEML